The following coding sequences are from one Aethina tumida isolate Nest 87 chromosome 2, icAetTumi1.1, whole genome shotgun sequence window:
- the LOC109599139 gene encoding protein phosphatase 1 regulatory inhibitor subunit 16B — protein MDHAELISEMPSVEQLPTQERLLLAKQRRKQQLKQFYHREKEYNRKQLKHHKSNKRNIFFGDSVVLLEAASRNDLDEVRSLLSKGVSPDSCNEDGLTALHQSCIDDNEPLLKLLLENGANVNAEDTEKWTPLHAAATCAHTNLVQILIEKGANLLAVNADGNMPYDICEDEYALDLIESEMAKRGVTQELIDDTRAATEKRMLEDMKQLYNKGGDLEALDAQGATPLHIAAANGYTTVVEFLLDHGVRTDLKDKDDWQPSHAAACWGHLEVIELLAQAGANFNAKNKHDETPADICEDLEIKERIINIRTEQEHKRQQEAKRAKVRRSQSNTRTQSVRRTSLREKGLSSKKDAVEEARLRLLADKGLENADTARPPPKSDANNYALYNNTTNNNNIETPPSTVDLTPSDNNALQIPDNRMGPEGKDNEDSSTESQLMDTKENTYTDVNGKVTVHVVVTINGNGTLSDLKKQRTQIRNNTSDVNSLSTPLGSISENDSNLSPTNDIIKFVGTTTEENIEYSKPKRCCVIQ, from the exons ATGGACCACGCCGAACTGATTTCCGAGATGCCCTCGGTGGAGCAGTTGCCCACCCAGGAGAGGCTCTTGCTGGCGAAGCAACGTCGGAAACAGCAGCTCAAGCAGTTCTATCACCGGGAAAAGGAGTACAACAGGAAGCAGCTCAAACACCACAAGTCCAACAAGAGGAACATATTCTTCGGGGACAGCGTCGTACTTCTCGAAGCTGCCTCTAGGAACGATCTCGACGAAG TTCGTTCGTTGCTCTCGAAAGGGGTGAGCCCAGATTCCTGCAACGAGGACGGGCTGACCGCCTTGCACCAGAGCTGCATCGACGACAACGAACCGCTGCTCAAACTCCTACTGGAGAACGGCGCCAACGTAAACGCGGAGGACACCGAGAAGTGGACGCCACTCCACGCCGCCGCCACCTGCGCCCACACCAATCTAGTTCA AATACTTATAGAGAAGGGGGCGAACCTGCTGGCCGTTAACGCGGACGGCAACATGCCCTACGACATTTGCGAGGACGAGTACGCCTTGGATTTGATCGAGAGCGAGATGGCGAAGCGGGGCGTCACGCAAGAACTGATCGACGACACGAGGGCGGCCACCGAAAAGCGGATGCTCGAGGACATGAAGCAGCTGTACAATAAGGGCGGTGACCTCGAAGCACTGGACGCCCAGGGCGCCACTCCG TTACACATAGCCGCAGCTAACGGTTACACAACGGTTGTGGAATTCCTGCTGGATCACGGCGTCAGGACTGATTTGAAGGACAAAGATGATTGGCAGCCTTCCCACGCGGCAGCTTGTTGGGGACAT CTGGAAGTCATAGAACTGCTTGCACAGGCCGGTGCTAACTTCAACGCCAAAAATAAACACGACGAAACTCCTGCTG acatttgCGAAGATTTGGAGATCAAGGAACGTATTATCAATATAAGGACGGAGCAAGAACATAAACGGCAGCAGGAGGCGAAAAGGGCGAAAGTGCGGAGATCCCAAAGCAACACCAGAACCCAGTCGGTGCGAAGGACGTCGTTACGCGAAAAGGGTCTGTCTTCGAAAAAGGATGCTGTTGAGGAGGCGAGGCTCAGGCTACTCGCCGACAAg gGCTTGGAGAACGCGGACACGGCTCGACCTCCGCCAAAGTCGGACGCCAACAACTATGCATTGTACAACAACACGAcgaacaacaacaacatcgAAACTCCACCTTCGACCGTTGACCTCACCCCCAGCGACAACAACGCCCTCCAGATCCCCGATAACAGGATGGGTCCAGAGGGTAAGGACAACGAGGACTCGTCCACCGAAAGCCAACTGATGGACACCAAGGAGAACACCTACACCGACGTTAACGGAAAG GTCACCGTGCATGTGGTCGTCACGATCAACGGAAATGGGACGCTGTCGGATCTGAAGAAGCAGCGGACGCAGATCAGGAACAATACGTCCGACGTGAACAGTCTGAGCACGCCTCTTGGCAGTATATCAGAGAACGACTCAAATCTGTCGCCGACGAATGACATCATCAAATTCGTGGGCACCACAACTGAAGAGAACATAGAGTATTCAAAGCCCAAGCGGTGCTGCGTTATacaataa